From a single Rutidosis leptorrhynchoides isolate AG116_Rl617_1_P2 chromosome 5, CSIRO_AGI_Rlap_v1, whole genome shotgun sequence genomic region:
- the LOC139847342 gene encoding uncharacterized mitochondrial protein AtMg00810-like: MTTVRCVISLAVTNGWYLYQLDVNNAFLYGDSDEDAPRKWNEKLTCALSEHGFVQSKNDYSLFVKSEKNIFAILLVYVDDIVITGNDVNEIKRFKQFLSLEFLIKDLGVLKYFMGIEVLKTKTGVCLSQRKYCLELLSQFGMLCCKPAPTPLGSGLILNTEQTENNILLSNIDEYQKLIGKLIYLTLTRPDISYYVHLLSQFMHSPLSSHYKCALRLLRYLKGAPGLGVHISKSINMGLVAYVDSDWGKACMVRKSVTGFCTFLNDSIVSWKSKKQSTISRSSPEAEGH; the protein is encoded by the exons ATGACTACTGTTAGGTGTGTTATAAGTCTTGCTGTTACTAATGGATGGTATTTATATCAGTTAGATGTGAATAATGCTTTCTTATATGGTGATTCTGATGAGGAT GCTCCAAGAAAGTGGAATGAGAAATTAACCTGTGCTTTGAGTGAACATGGATTTGTTCAAAGTAAAAATGATTATTCACTGTTTGTAAAGTCTGAAAAGAACATCTTTGCTATTCttcttgtttatgttgatgatattgtgatAACTGGGAATGATGTGAATGAAATAAAAAGGTTTAAACAGTTTCTTAGTTTAGAGTTTCTAATAAAGGACTTAGGTGTTTTAAAATATTTTATGGGAATAGAAGTATTGAAAACAAAAACAGGAGTTTGTTTGTCACAAAGAAAGTATTGTCTTGAATTGTTATCTCAGTTTGGTATGCTTTGTTGTAAACCTGCACCAACTCCATTGGGGTCTGGTTTAATTTTAAATACTGAACAAACTGAGAATAACATATTATTATCCAATATTGATGAATATCAGAAACTTATTGGTAAACTAATCTATCTAACTTTAACCAGACCTGACATATCTTATTATGTGCATTTATTGAGTCAGTTTATGCATTCTCCATTAAGTTCACATTATAAATGTGCTTTGAGACTTTTGAGGTATCTTAAAGGTGCTCCAGGTTTAGGAGTACATATTTCTAAATCTATTAATATGGGTTTGGTTGCTTATGTGGATTCTGATTGGGGTAAAGCATGTATGGTTAGAAAATCTGTAACAGGTTTCTGTACATTCTTGAATGATTCCATAGTTTCATGGAAAAGTAAAAAACAAAGTACAATCTCTAGATCATCACCAGAGGCTGAAGGGCATTAG